The Primulina tabacum isolate GXHZ01 chromosome 1, ASM2559414v2, whole genome shotgun sequence genome contains the following window.
ttcaaatctttctttcaatcctttcgaCAGAGCCATGggatctttttcgatgagatattcacattttaaactttcatcgagatgtcgacgcaaaaatattatagcttttgctttttcttgtgatgaagatatatcattttctttaatggtctcgcttagacccaatgactcaagatgcatttctacatcgagagtccatgtcatataattttttccggtgatgtcgagcgcaacaaattcgagctttgtcaaatttgacatggtggtactaaaaaaattacgatgcattttattagttaatgaatattgtaATACAaaataatggataaacaacaagtacaagcatttgtaaaaataaagaaaacacacgaggaggatattctccgataaataaaagactcgtgagtatgataaccaaaataattaaaaataaccttgagaaagtcatcttcttttttcttcgaaaaatttgatgaagaataattttttagagaatagaagaaagttggagtgattgaaagagtttgtgagatcatatttatagggtaaaaactagccgttttgttaccgtttatgaccgttggtgtacaaaaaaataaatgtatgtatttatataattttatgataataatatagtgtatataatattagtcatgtttaaataattatgtatatcatatcaccttattataatgatgtgtcataagttattttgtttaaaaatcttataggcttttatacttgtcgtatcccttaccgggagtgtgggatgtcgtcttaacatcctcctaggatttataacaagtttttgaaaaatttatttttattatttctaataataacattatattatatattaaatatatacacaataaataaataacagtaaaatacatattattacttttgttacctttttcttctgtttggagcttggaaaagtatgtaggacttttagagcttcgtgctgataacgtgttgtgaaaagtaaaaatttatggtaaaaagtaaaaatctcaaactctcaaaatttaccaaactacacactttataatatttttctctctactcaattgtgaatttcttcacaaatggtgaggctatttatagaatttctttacaaataatccaaaaataaaatacatcattacctacatcatcacacactaattttcaatatttacaaatcttattttcaacattcaaatattcaatacacacattttaaatattatttttcaacatttaaatatattattttcaacaataCACATGCATGTTGTATCGGTGCACTAGTCTACATAATATAACATACATGCATTTTTGTTTCCTCACATTTGACCATTCGGTGCTCCTTAATCTAAATATAAACACGAATAATAATGTCTAGGAAAGATTTCGAACAATAACTATTTGTACATAGAAGAACGATTTCACACATCTTTGAGCTATCATATGATTACCATCGACATAATTTTACAATCGATAAAAGAGTCAAATGCATCTATTTGATTATAACAAAATATGAGAAGTGCAATTATCGGGTGAAAATTGTTAAGAAAAATGACAgacattaaaatatttgagttgtaatGTTATTagtttataataattaatataacaagttattgatataatattaaaaacgaAGTTGACCCTTTGGCTTGCATGCTTTTTTCAACGTTGAATTGATCAAACATTGTGGCTTTCACATATTTGAAGCACACTGTTTTTTTCCCCAATTACGTCACCGACAGCTGGCGTTTACTGTATGGGATCAGGACCAAGCTGTCTTACTTTATCGAATTGagtattatcaaatttcttttATGTAAATAGCCAAACAGACCTTCAAGAAACATGGGATCACGAAGCAACGTgaaatttatcaaatttcaaattcttttcatagtttttttttttgtttattttgccAATATTCTCATAAACTTCTACTTAATTTCCTAATGCACTCCATTCACTTCTCCATTGGCAATTTTCTCCTTCGAAATCGGAAGTTGCTCTTTTCCCTTGTTTTCTTCGACTCCGCAGCTTCGGGTTGAATATGGGAGCAAACCCTTTTCGCGACACGTCTCGATCGCTTCCCTGAACATGTCCTCTAAGCTGTACTTGAATGCGAAATCCATTCCTGTCAACTTCTTGGAGGAGAAACGAACCACTGGCGTGTCCTTGTCAATCCCTTCAAATCTACCAATGTTcccataatatataaaaatcacgAGTGAGTTTAGGCTAAGCAGAAAGATTAAGACAAAAATGTAAAATTGATCTCGCAAATTTATCCATATTAGTTTTCAGTGTTTTAATCGGTCAACATTTTACTGCTAGATCATTTTAGCGCCATGTTGAAAATGTAAAAAAAGACCAAATCATTACTCCAAGAACAAATGTTGACCAACCAGAGCACCAAAAGTTACATGACTAGTTTTGTTATTTTCCCTAGATATTAAATTATGTAATTGTTGGCATCTTAATTGCATTTGTTTCGTCAACGCTTCGAAAAATCGCAAAAAACCAAGCCAACATAAATATTATACATGATCAGAGATCAGAAGAGAAGGTGGTTTACTCAGTTGGGATGTCATATTCTGGCCAATTGTCTCTGATCATTTGGGCTAAATCATAAATTGTTGCATCATGAGATGAGCAGATGTATCTTCCCTGTGCCCTTTGATCCTCAAACAAGAATATGTGCGCCTCACATAGATCATCTACATGCACAAACTGGCCTTGTTTTATGATCGAATAGTGCGGCTCGTTTCCTGATCAATCAAGATTCACCACAGAACATGTGTTCGTACCAATCAGATATGATCGACATAAACTTGAAGCAAATGGAAATTTGCGTTACCAGTTATTGGAGAAAGTGCAGTGATCAGGCTTGGGGGGAGAGTAGGCATAATAAAGGGGCCAACCACTACTGGTGGTATAATGCAAATGAAGTCTATGTTGTTTTCTTTAGTAGCTTCCATTGCAGCTTTCTCAGCCAAGATTTTGGATACAAAATACATCTACACAcattaagaaaatgaaaacaATATATGAATCTAATTGTTAGTAGAGCAAAACACCATTCTTCCACTATATATTCACAGATGCCGAACTATCTATATCATCTAaattatttgatatatatatatacatatattcttGTCTTGCATTGGTTTGCATTGCAAGAGAAACTTGAATTACTTTGTCAGGGGTTGCAATGGATTCTGATAGCAATGTGATCACCGCCAGAATATTTATAATATGGAAATATCGGGAAAAAGTTAGTACCCATCCTGTCATTTTGGTGGAGTTGATGAAGTCGAGATCGCTCCAATTTTCTTCATCATACACTGGTTTCTGTTGTGGCTCAACATTCAAAGTCCCAGCCGAGTTAGTGAATATGAGCCTCTTCACAGTCTTGGCCTTTGCACACGAACTTATGATGCTCAAAACACCTTCAACTGTGGGCTTTATCACTTCATTCTCCGGATCGCCGGATTCGAAATCCATCGGGGTCGCCATGTGGAACACTCCTTCACAACCTTGGACAGCCTCGTCGTAACTCCCCGACACCATCATGTCCGCTTTCCACAGCGTCAGGTTCGTGTCGGCTCCGGGAAGTTCCACTAGGTGATTCacctttttcatattttctagcACAACATGCAAATGAACGTGATCGTATGAATGCTAAAATTTCACCACGTACCACACAATAACAACTTTTAATCTCTTGTAAGTCGTATGATATTGATATATTCATCGAATTATAAGTACCGGGATCGCGAACGGTTGCACGGACGATATAGCCACGTTGAAGAAGCCTCATCACGAGCCAGGAGCCGATGAATCCGGCAGCTCCGGTGACACATACCACACGGCCGTGGCCACATTCCATGTTCATATACTTATTTAATACTTGTATAACTTATTTTATGGCTAAGTATATATATTTGGTGGTATATATGTAAGTAAAATTATAATGATTGATGAGTAAATATTAGGTGTGTCTTTCTGTCGGTTAAGCGGCACGTGATTTACGTACCATTCAGTCATATTGGCTTGAACGAGCGCTGGGGGATTGAGGATACCTAATTAACAAAACAACATATATTATAcgttggaaaaaaaataaattatcataTGTATATCTATTCTTAGAATATGTTACATTCTCTCTATGTTTTAATACAACATTctgaattcaaaataaaaatacctGTACGCACtaagtagatctcttgtgatatGCAGATATTTATCCGTTAGACGAGTCAAATCAATCTatatttgtaataaaaattaatatttgttagacaaaaattaatatttttcatgagtcgAGTTGAAAActtgtatcacaaaattgatccgCGGACCGtttcatataattttttatgaagCTAAATTGCTATTGGGAAAAAAGTTTAGAGCAGCTTATAAGATACAATATAAgttgttttatattttataaattactGTTTAAACAGTGGGACATTCCTAATCAAATTAAACTTATTCGTtacaattatatttattaatttttactcaaataaattaaaggtgatattaaatatttaccatttgttaaaaaaaaattcaaccgttaaatgttttaaagcataaatttaatttttttacttgCAATCAAATAAACGAACATATAGTTTAAAGTCGGATAAGGTAATCAGTTAGAaaccaaattatttaaaaagaaaacttaatcaaaaaaatttatttttaaaaatcaagtctAATTCTTCAGTTTTCAGACAATAAGAACGAAtgttcaaattatttattttataatttaaatgatttatactTATTTAAGTAAACACATTAAAACTCACAAGTCGCTCCCAATAATAAAATGCAGGAACAATTTCATAGCTTTCGACTACAAGCACTCCCAGAAGGTGGATGCGGTTGTTCTTTTGGGACAGATATGGTGTTAAAAACACTATTGAATCACTAAATCTTGAACAAAAAAGTCCAACAAGTAAATTGTGAACAAGGATCTTAACTACATATACGATAAAAATCGAAAACTCCCAAAGAAACAAGCCCATAAAAGGTATCAAATTTCTCAGGATGTTGAACCCGAGGAAGCTCTAAACTTTCTCTGCAACCACGGTAACCGTCTCTCATCTTTTAGCGATAAAAAAGTTTCTCTCCCCAagggattttcaaataattccAAAGCATAGAAGTAGAGAGTTTGATCAACTCCTTGTGTCTCATCCAATACCTTTATGCATTTGCTAATTGTGAACCGCTCCTCGTTTCTCATTATTGCAGCTGTCCTCATTTTTGAAGCAGCTGCTAATTCAAGCATAGCATCGACAATAGCATCTCCTGTAACCTTACGACTTCTCTTACGATGTCCTGAATTCGGAGTTGCATGCTGATGTTTACTGTTCCCGTCTAACATGTTTGTGTCCTCTCCTGATCCAGAAGAAGCATCCTCATTTATGAAAGCAACATTACCAGACATGCTAGACTCTTAGCATACATCAAACGAGACAGGACTTTGTTTCCAACTGCTTTCATTGCAGAATAGCAACAAAGGAACAATCAATTCAGTACTtcagaaattttaaaaataccaaGTCGGGTTTCAATTAAAGCATCTAAATCTAAAAAACAAATAGGAAAGCAATACTACATTCGGAATAGAAAGAAATAGAATAAGTATTAAGCTCAACTTTTAAAACTCAGTGAGAAAACAAAAATGGTTTAAAAACTAACACAACCTATCCTCTAAAGATCCAAGCACTGCAAAGAGAGAGGCATATTTGATTTGTACTGGAATAACATTGGAGAAGAATCAGACATCATACCCAAATGTGCTCCCCCCAACTAGAGGGAAGAAGGGAAAAAATTCAAAAGGTTAATTTCTTAAACATAAGCACTTCTctgtaattaataataaaagaGGTAGCGAGTCTTGGGCATTAATACTTATGAAGATCATGAAAGAGCTTGATTGAATAAAAGAGGCACTAGGACTGAGGCATCTCAGGATAATATAGTTGATACAATACGTTTACAAAATTCACTTTCCATTGAAGCTTAATTCTGTATAAGACGATCAAAAGTGTCTCCCGAGTGGACGGATTGTGTCCATGATTAGTTAATAATCTGCGATGATCATACTTATCACACGCAACAAGAATTTAGATACTGAGTGATTCTATATCGAAAAAGAGGAAAGCCAAGAAGACACAAAAGCGGACACCAACGTACGCAACAACAGCGCGAATGCCGATTGACAGCCACTCAGATAACAACGATGAAATGCATAAACACGAAATGTCGTTACTTCGAATGTAGCTTCATGATGCTACCGGTTCTCGTGCTAAAtcagaaaaatattatttcagtGGAGATGTATGATTCTCAGCGTCACTGGTGAAGGACAGAATGACTAAGATAGGCAACATGAATACAGAAAATTCAGTTCAGTGATTTCCGTACAGAGATCTACTGACTGAACCAGTAATTCCAGATCAACTTTTATAACAACGCAAGCTCTTAACCTATGTCCCTCGAGAACAGACAAATTTCTCATTTTCCCTAAAAACTGTCCTTTTTTTCTTTCTGTTTCGATTATGTACTCCTTGGCTTGTACCCCAATCGGGTTTACAGTAATGGCAAAATTCACCAACATCTGAGCATAACGCGGCGAGAAAACCCAACAAAACGACACCAGTAGTGTATCCCACAATCAAATCTCTCCAAATACACCAGAAAGTAAACTAACCGCACCGGTTTCATATACGATTACcataaatattcataaaaaGCAATGCACTACAAACAAACAAAATGGGAAGGAATCAAGAAAAAACTGGAAAGCGAAATCCCAGATCAAATTAACATCAAGAAATTAATCGAAaaatgtaattaaattaaatacctGAAAATCGCAGACACTAAAGTTGACAACGGGGCCGAAACTGAGGATCAAGAAAAAGCGCAGCAAAAGGGGTTTAAGAAATTTTAGCGTCTTGGCTTAGTGTAATTGGGGAGAgttcataaaatcgtcaaaattAACACAATATTACCAAAATATCCCTCTAATTCAGGAAGATaagaaaataataatctttttttttaatcctCTCTTAATGTGTAGACGAACTCAATATcacaaaaattataaaactCGAAATCGAATGCTCGAGTTCAAGTTTGTGAGTTTGTCGCGAACTATCAAATAAAACGATTTTTACTTGAGTCCGGATCGAAAAATATTCGAACGTGTTTGACTTCATCTTGTATTCAataatttcgaagatcaaataaatatttatgagaTAAATTGACGTCTATTTGTGATTCATATTAATTCTAATGAACTATTTCGATAACCACTGATACGTTTCTTTTCAGACTTTGAACCAATTAAGTAATATAATCTTGAATATCGATTGGTAGATGcacatttatatattttttaaattctttgaCTGTAATAATTATGGgaagatttaattaattaatctccATTTGACTCCTGATTTGAAATATAACATCCTCATTTTAATGCATATATTTTTTACTATTTTACCCTTTTAAAACAACTTTTCTTTAACCAATATATCTTCAATTCATCTAAATCATAAATTGTCAACAAATATCATTTTTCGTAGAAACAAAATTTTCAACTTTCTCTAACACTGCAGCCTTCCCAACCATTCACCAATAACACAACGTTGTAGACTAATATGTACATTTTCTTCTTTACAGTCTACAGACGTGAGGtctgtttctttcttttttcaatGAAGGActgattattaatttatttaattactttGAAAAATATACACAATACAAAAGATGTCTTGTCTTGAGTTATGCATTCAATATTTTCTTAGTGTGGaccatgcatttaaaataaaaggacAATGTCAATACTTACTGCATCATAATATTTAGAATTTATCAGTAAacaataatatatatcaaaacttatCGTCCCCAAGTTTGAGACTAAGTTTCGAGTTTGAGACTCAGTTATAATAAATTTCTTCTCCAACTCAAAAAAATATTAccaaaatcctaaaaataaccAGCAacatccaaaaataaaaatattatctttGTTATGACTTTACGAACTTTAACATCATTACCAAAACGAGTTGACCCCTGTATGCATGTGTTAAGAAGTATTCATTTAAAGGGAATTATATTGATTTcaattatttactttaatttgTCTCTTACATCCAAATTCCTAAATCCATGCATTATCATTTATAAATGTTTAATCTCCTTTTTTAAAACTTATGTGTTTCCTCTTCACGTGATTAATGAATAAAAGAAATGGCGGGAAAAATAGATTGCCAAAAACAATACATAGTAGAGACATAAAAGCGAGGCGTCGATGCTGCGGAAACAAGAAGTAGAAGAAAAGATGAACATGATTTAGAGTAGCACTTATAGAGAAGGATTTTGATAACAAACTTTTTTTTGAATACAGAGGAGAATGATTAAATATTGTAGGAAGATATGAAAGCACGATTAATGGAGTGGGGTGGGAAGGAGGAAAAAATTAAGATTTTGGGTTAGGTTAGTTGGGCTTTAGAAGGCCAGGGCAAATTTGGAAAAATTAGGATTAGATTTCTAATTGAAGGTTAATTATCAAAGATTAAAGTAAAGAAGGtcaaaaatcaaaagaaaatgagaaaGAAGGTTATATATCTGATAGTCCCAATAATTATGAGTATAtctctcttatttttctaaaaaattatttacatatcaacaaaaaataccaattgaattcctttattttcaatatatatgtTTGAATAAATGCTAGCTGGTGCTCGTCGCCAAACTTCGAGTAAGGCAGCGCCTTTCACGTTACTGGAAAGTGGGTATTCGTTCGGTCGTATCTTTTACGTGTTTGGCAACCAGGATCTGAGAGAATTTAATGGTATTTGGAATTGGAATTGGAATTGGAATTGGAATTGGAATTGTAATTGGAATTGgaaattcaaatatttgaaattccaTTTGGTGTTtgctttaaaatttaaaaatggtaTTTACAAATCAATTTCTTGTTTAGAGAAATTAGGATTtgaatttggaattttaaaattttactaagCTATCCTTAgaaatcatataaatataaataaccCGAATAAATTTAGAAATTAATAATTCTTCTCTGTTATTTGTATttgtaaattcaaaaattaattattatttattaatcatagtgcacataaaataataattaaaaaaatcatcaaacaaCTTCAAACTTTAAcatgaaattaattattaaacgtAAAAAAAGGCTTTGGTAATtactataatttttattatattaatcagTAAATAACACGAAAaacttataaaatttaaacgaaATTTTTCAACTTCTAGAAAAAGTTAAAAAGAAAAAGTCTAACAATGTAGAAACTTTTGGTGGAGAATGATGTGTTGATGAGAATGATGTGTTGATGAGAATGATGTGTAATGTGTTAGATAAAAAAGTAATGGTATGTTTTTAAAATCCAAATCCCACCAAATCTCATCAAATTTGATGGGATTTGTATATACTTATTAAATCCCATGAAATCTCATACAATTCTAAACAAATCCGAATCTTTTTTTTGAATCATCTTGTCAAACAGGTAAAAATAGGATTTTGAAATTCAAATCCCATGAAATCCTCCCAAATCCTTATTGTCAAACACACCGTTATCCTTTTATGTGCTTCTACAATACATCTCAAGCTAAAATTGTTTCGTGCCACACAAAGTGTTACGAGACGACATGAATTTGGTACAACATCAGTATGTTACGAGACGATATAATCACCGAGATGTTTCTTTTCAGACTTTAAACCAATTAAGTAATCTAATTTTGAATATCGATTGGTAGATGcacatttatatatttttaaattctttgACTGTAATAATTATGAGTATAtctctcttatttttctaaaaaattatatacacatcaaaaaaaaaaaaaatacccaTTGAATTcctttattttcaatatatatttttgaataattTGTTTTCCATTTATTGGATCAACGAATTTAATAATATGGTAGCAATCATCTCCctttttaatgaattttattACATACTTTTGAAATTCTAACAATTTGATTTTCAATTGCTTATTCACCCATGGAACATCCGcctataaataaatcattcccTCCTCCTTCCAATTTATCAAAACgaaagaaacaagagagaaattatatatataaatcaagaatattaaaaaaaaatggaagTAAAGCAAGTGCTTCACATGAATGGAGGTTTGGGAGACACCAGTTACGCCAATAACTCCTTGCTTCAGGTACATGAAATTCTTCATCCAAAATCTGTCACCCCAGGTTCGGCTTaagtttttctaaataaatatcGAATAAAATGCGATTTCGTTCTAAATTTGAAAACCCCATATCCGCATAATTTTGGATTCAAATAGCTTGTGAAGTTAACTTTGGCATGCTTGAGTGCAGAGAAAGGTGATATCCATGACAAAGCCGATAACAGAGGAAGCCATAACTGAACTTTACATCAGTATGAATGCCCCCAAGAACTTGTGCATGGCTGAATTGGGTTGTTCCAGCGGACCAAATACGATGGTTGTCgtatttttgttatattttttacATAACAAAGTTCAGCCATAACTGAACTTTACATCAGTTTCACTTGATCGGTGCTCAGATAAATGTACACGACACAAATACCTACACATATCATTTCATATATTTTACATGTATAAAAAAAGAAGCACATAATTATTAGTTAACTAGGATATCACCGAATACATATCATTTCATGAGTAATGTGTACAGTACATGTcgcatttttctcatttcataTATTAGGCCACCCTTTGATTTCTCACATCTGTTGGCTGAAATCAGAACTTCAATGTATATTTGGGGAATATGTGAGATTTTAGGCCAATCCTCACCCTTTGATCTCTCGCATCTCTTCGCCAAAACTGGACTGCCTCGCACATCAAGCACCGATAGTGATTTTAGATTCTCGAAACTATCTGGCAATGACGTCAAATTTCTACAACCCGTAAGAGTAAATGTTGACAATGACTGAAGATTCCCGATCCAGTCAGGCAAGGAACATAATCCAGAACAATACTCTATCCTCAACTTTCTAAGGGCACTCAATTGTTGAATGCTCTCTGGCAAACATTTGAGCTCTGGACAACCAATTATCGCCAATTCATGGAGGCTACTGACGGCTCTTTGTAGCGGCCCAGATAACGGATCCAATTTCTTGCAATGTAAGAATGTCAAGGATCTCAGGGAAGACATATTTTCCAAAATAGCTGCCGGAAATGATCTAAGGCTATCGCAGCAAAAGAATTCCAATTCCTCTAGAAACTTGAGTCCTTCCGGTGGATATTCAAGTTTTGTGCAGGAATCAAAACTCAACTTCTTCAGAGCACATAGGTCATCCAACATGATTGATAGACTCCTGAGATTACGACACTCCTTGATTTCCAATTTCTTTAGATTCTTTTGAGCGCTCACTAAACCTCCTGGAAGGAAACTAAGTTCATCAGCATCGTCGATTAAGCGAAGTGATTCGATTGAAGTAGCGATCATGGATCCAAGGATTGCTGGGTTGGCGTGTACATGGAAATCTTTAAGACCTGGTAGAAAAGGCAGTCTCATCAATTTGGGGCATTCGATTATGCCTAGATATTGTAAGCGAAGAAAACTCTCATGTGAATTTGGTATAATCCATTCCTCCAAGTCCAGCAATGCCAATAACCGGAGATGTGTCAATGCAACAAATGAACTTTTTCCATCGCCACACCATTCAGTACCCAGTCTTCTTACAGTATCCAATCTAACAAGTTTAAGAATCTTCAGAGCTGGAAGTTTCCCGAGGGGTGGAAGGTGTTCACATTTTTCACATCTTTCCAAAGTGATTTTACTTAGATTAATAAACGCTGGAGCAGAAATCCAATTTGGGAACCTCGAACCTTGATATGACGAAATGCGGATCTGCTCTAGATTATGATGTGGTTGGATATTCTCTAGAGTCGCTTCGAAATGTTCCGTGGAGATCTTGTTTGCTCCACTTGTCCAAGATAAATTCAAAGATGCCAGGTTCCGCTTCGTAATCATGTTGGCGGCTTTGACGTCTTCTAGGTTTCTCACATTTTCAAGTCCTCTTATGCTCAACTCCCCTCCAAGATTTAATTCCTTCAGCTGGCTGATTTGGTGTGCCGAGTCTTCACCCACGATGAAAATGCTTAGTCTTTGGAGGGAAGTTAATTCTCCAAGTCCAGGTGGCGTGCAGATAAGTGAATCAGGCCTATCAATTTCCACAAACCAAAGATTTTTCATGTGTTTCAAACCTTCAGGCAACTTGCGAAGCTCGCGTGTAGATGTAAGTTTCAAGGTCTGAAGGTTGTGGAGACGAGTAATGGATTCAGGCAGCGTCTTGAGCTCAATGCATGACATTGAAAGGAACCTAAGATGTTCCCATTTGTCACCAAAATTCATTATCCTGCAAAATCTCAAGTCCAACACTCTTAAATGTTGTTGGTTTGAGAGAAAGGATAACAAAAATCGTTCATGTTCAACATCATCAACATAATTATACGTGTTAATAAGCGAGTGCACAGTATCCACGCTCAATAATTGGAGCTTATCCCTTTTCTCTTTGATCATCCCAAGTGACCGCAAATCACATGACAAGTGACGAACTCTAGGTGGAATTTTCTGCACATTGTCATCCACCATCCTATAAGTTTCTCGTCTCATGACCGATTCTgccaaatcatgcattaaatcATGCATTTTACATCTCATTTTCCCTATCTGGTGTTTCTCGGCATCTTGCAAAAATGATCTCCGAACCAACTCTTCAAAGATCGATTGGCCAATGAGATACAAGTCCTTTTGGCCTTGTTCGTGAAGGAAGCCGCTTGACATCCATAGTTGTATTAGCTCGTCTTTATCCATCCCATAATCCTTGGGAAATACGCAACAATACGAGAAACATTGCCTCATTTGTGGGGATAAATTGTCATAACTCAACATCAATACAGGAAAGATGTTGTTTCCATGATCCGGTAGACTCCATGTTTCACTTTCTTTAACTGCCAACCATTCGCTTTCGTGGCTTTTAAATCGCATCAAGCTCCCTAGAGCCTTTATCGCCAAAGGCACACCGCCACATTTCTTCACTATCTCCTCACCGATTCCGACTAGGTTTTTGTCTTCTGTTCTACATGCAAATGCTCTTCTCTTGAATAAAGACCAAGAATCGGCATCTGATAAATAGCCAATTCGGCGTGACATGATTTCAGCCGTAGCCATCATTCGAGCAATTTTTTCATTTCGAGTTGTTACCATTACCCCGCTGCCTTTTGACCCACATCTTAACGCTTCTTTAAGAGGATCCCACAGACTTTGTTCTTCATTCCAAACATCGTccagaacaagtaaaaatttatttCCCCTCAACTTGTCTTGAAGAAGACGCAGCAATGGATTTAACTCAGTGAGACTACAGTCAACTCCTAGTACATCTTCTAGAATTGCTTTAACCAGCCTCTGCAAGCTGAAATCTTCCGAGACACAAACCCAGATTCGCAATTCAAAATGCTTCAGAACCCTTTCATCATTATACACCAGTTGGGCGAGTGTGGTTTTCCCGATCCCTCCCATTCCCCACACAGCACAGACAGA
Protein-coding sequences here:
- the LOC142536878 gene encoding disease resistance protein RGA2-like; amino-acid sequence: MAEALVSALVGTVIGNLNLAAVREIKLLWGLEDELERLESVFSTIQLVLQDAEVKQRNNDVLQNWLRKLKDAAYDADDVLDQIATAGLRRRWISERGKRGYLTTLTSFFSKRNQFSRRLEIAQKVKDIRGRLDALSDERLRFHLREGMMNNQVGVVESRQTSALVNESDVFGRDEETEIIVQKPLCDMADQDDLSVCAVWGMGGIGKTTLAQLVYNDERVLKHFELRIWVCVSEDFSLQRLVKAILEDVLGVDCSLTELNPLLRLLQDKLRGNKFLLVLDDVWNEEQSLWDPLKEALRCGSKGSGVMVTTRNEKIARMMATAEIMSRRIGYLSDADSWSLFKRRAFACRTEDKNLVGIGEEIVKKCGGVPLAIKALGSLMRFKSHESEWLAVKESETWSLPDHGNNIFPVLMLSYDNLSPQMRQCFSYCCVFPKDYGMDKDELIQLWMSSGFLHEQGQKDLYLIGQSIFEELVRRSFLQDAEKHQIGKMRCKMHDLMHDLAESVMRRETYRMVDDNVQKIPPRVRHLSCDLRSLGMIKEKRDKLQLLSVDTVHSLINTYNYVDDVEHERFLLSFLSNQQHLRVLDLRFCRIMNFGDKWEHLRFLSMSCIELKTLPESITRLHNLQTLKLTSTRELRKLPEGLKHMKNLWFVEIDRPDSLICTPPGLGELTSLQRLSIFIVGEDSAHQISQLKELNLGGELSIRGLENVRNLEDVKAANMITKRNLASLNLSWTSGANKISTEHFEATLENIQPHHNLEQIRISSYQGSRFPNWISAPAFINLSKITLERCEKCEHLPPLGKLPALKILKLVRLDTVRRLGTEWCGDGKSSFVALTHLRLLALLDLEEWIIPNSHESFLRLQYLGIIECPKLMRLPFLPGLKDFHVHANPAILGSMIATSIESLRLIDDADELSFLPGGLVSAQKNLKKLEIKECRNLRSLSIMLDDLCALKKLSFDSCTKLEYPPEGLKFLEELEFFCCDSLRSFPAAILENMSSLRSLTFLHCKKLDPLSGPLQRAVSSLHELAIIGCPELKCLPESIQQLSALRKLRIEYCSGLCSLPDWIGNLQSLSTFTLTGCRNLTSLPDSFENLKSLSVLDVRGSPVLAKRCERSKGEDWPKISHIPQIYIEVLISANRCEKSKGGLIYEMRKMRHVLYTLLMK
- the LOC142536865 gene encoding dihydroflavonol 4-reductase — protein: MNMECGHGRVVCVTGAAGFIGSWLVMRLLQRGYIVRATVRDPENMKKVNHLVELPGADTNLTLWKADMMVSGSYDEAVQGCEGVFHMATPMDFESGDPENEVIKPTVEGVLSIISSCAKAKTVKRLIFTNSAGTLNVEPQQKPVYDEENWSDLDFINSTKMTGWMYFVSKILAEKAAMEATKENNIDFICIIPPVVVGPFIMPTLPPSLITALSPITGNEPHYSIIKQGQFVHVDDLCEAHIFLFEDQRAQGRYICSSHDATIYDLAQMIRDNWPEYDIPTEFEGIDKDTPVVRFSSKKLTGMDFAFKYSLEDMFREAIETCREKGLLPYSTRSCGVEENKGKEQLPISKEKIANGEVNGVH